One window of the Pseudomonas lurida genome contains the following:
- a CDS encoding FTR1 family protein: MTAPFRFLAWLMLPALMSCSFNLLAATAEGAPQALHLLDYIGADYPATVEAGKVIDESEYREQLEFLGVLQGLVAELPQRPERAALVKGVDELLAAVTVHQDGPTVARQARQLGAQLAVAYEVSQAPAITPDPTRGAPLYAQHCSVCHGTAGAGDGPASVGMTPPPANLRDAVRLDRLSLYAIYNTLGLGVEGTDMPSFTDQLDDRQRWDLATYIAGFTADPAAANSEQPFNLADLARQTPNEVLAANGPAAAATFRAQRAQPPQVKRGPAQLLDYTATTLDKSLAAFQKGDHEQAYDLSVAAYLEGFELVESSLDNVDANVRKDTEKALMAYRQSLQDGLPVEQVQQRLDVAKGKLTESAGLLGSDGLSWSLSYISGLLILLREGLEAILVLAAILAFLRNTGQQSAVRSVNVGWGLALLAGLATWALAAYVIDVSGAQRELLEGCTALFASVMVLWLGVWMHDRRHAAAWQDYIKSSLVGGGGRFGFAMLAFFSVYRELFEVILFYETLWLQAGPAGHNAVLAGGATALVLLVALAWVILRGSAKLPLALFFGINAALLCALSVVFAGHGVKALQEAGIFGTRPVAFFDFDWLGIHADAYSLSAQALAILAIVVLYGRSRLAEKRRVVA; the protein is encoded by the coding sequence ATGACTGCCCCCTTCCGTTTTCTCGCCTGGCTGATGTTGCCGGCGTTGATGTCGTGCAGCTTCAACCTGTTGGCCGCGACTGCCGAGGGCGCGCCACAAGCCCTGCATTTGCTGGACTACATTGGCGCTGACTATCCCGCGACGGTGGAGGCGGGCAAGGTTATCGATGAATCCGAATACCGCGAACAACTGGAATTTCTCGGGGTGTTGCAGGGCCTGGTGGCAGAACTGCCACAGCGGCCGGAGCGCGCGGCGTTGGTCAAAGGCGTCGACGAACTGTTAGCGGCGGTAACCGTCCATCAGGACGGCCCTACAGTCGCTCGCCAAGCCCGTCAATTGGGCGCGCAGTTGGCAGTGGCTTATGAAGTCAGCCAAGCTCCGGCGATCACCCCTGACCCAACGCGCGGAGCACCGCTCTACGCCCAGCATTGCTCGGTATGCCATGGCACTGCTGGCGCCGGTGACGGCCCGGCCAGCGTGGGTATGACGCCGCCGCCCGCCAACCTGCGGGATGCTGTGCGCCTGGATCGCCTGAGCCTCTACGCGATCTACAACACCCTCGGCCTGGGCGTCGAAGGCACCGACATGCCGTCCTTCACCGACCAGCTGGACGACCGCCAGCGCTGGGACCTGGCCACCTACATCGCCGGATTCACTGCCGACCCGGCCGCCGCGAACAGCGAGCAGCCGTTCAACCTCGCCGACCTGGCCCGCCAGACCCCCAACGAAGTGCTGGCCGCAAACGGCCCTGCGGCGGCTGCGACGTTTCGCGCGCAGCGTGCGCAACCGCCGCAGGTCAAGCGCGGCCCGGCGCAGTTGCTCGACTACACCGCCACCACGCTGGACAAGAGCCTGGCCGCGTTCCAGAAGGGTGACCACGAGCAGGCCTACGACCTGTCGGTGGCCGCGTACCTGGAAGGCTTCGAGCTGGTAGAAAGCTCCCTGGACAACGTCGACGCCAACGTGCGCAAGGACACCGAGAAAGCGCTGATGGCCTACCGGCAGTCATTGCAGGACGGTTTGCCGGTCGAGCAGGTGCAACAGCGCCTGGACGTGGCCAAGGGCAAGCTCACCGAATCTGCCGGCTTGCTGGGCAGCGACGGCCTGAGCTGGTCGTTGAGTTATATCTCTGGCTTGCTGATCCTGTTGCGTGAAGGCCTGGAAGCGATCCTGGTACTGGCCGCGATCCTCGCGTTCCTGCGTAACACCGGCCAGCAATCGGCGGTGCGCAGCGTCAACGTGGGTTGGGGCCTGGCGCTGCTGGCGGGTCTGGCGACCTGGGCACTGGCGGCCTATGTGATTGACGTAAGCGGCGCCCAGCGCGAACTGCTTGAGGGTTGCACGGCCCTGTTCGCCAGCGTGATGGTGCTGTGGCTTGGTGTGTGGATGCACGACCGACGCCACGCGGCCGCCTGGCAGGACTACATCAAGAGCAGCCTGGTGGGCGGCGGTGGGCGCTTCGGCTTTGCGATGCTGGCGTTCTTCTCGGTGTACCGCGAGCTGTTCGAAGTGATCCTGTTCTACGAAACCCTGTGGCTGCAAGCCGGCCCGGCCGGGCACAACGCGGTGTTGGCGGGTGGCGCCACGGCGCTGGTGCTGTTGGTGGCCCTGGCATGGGTGATCCTGCGCGGTTCGGCGAAGCTGCCGCTGGCGTTGTTCTTCGGTATCAACGCGGCATTGCTGTGTGCGCTCTCGGTGGTGTTTGCCGGGCATGGCGTGAAGGCGTTGCAGGAAGCTGGCATCTTCGGCACACGCCCGGTGGCATTCTTTGACTTCGACTGGCTGGGCATCCACGCCGATGCGTACTCGTTGAGTGCGCAGGCGTTGGCGATCCTGGCGATTGTGGTGCTGTATGGCCGCAGCCGCTTGGCCGAGAAGCGCCGGGTGGTCGCATAA
- a CDS encoding COG3014 family protein gives MAFRALPSLALAAVTLLSGCSMFRSYDNELQATNQQLATGNVDAALTLLEKNNTGDDKDLLYFFEKGELLRAKGDLTGSQTAWRSADLQVYQWEESVKFDSAKYLAQFGSFLANDKVRRYEGYDYEKVMLTTQMALNLLAINDFDGARTEIKKTHEREAVIADLRDKEYLKREDEAQREGVTTQMKDLRGYPVETLDAPEVVGLKNSYQSAFSHYLAGFVYEALGEKDLAAPGYRKAAELRPNTPLLEKALLDLDKSKVGADETDVLIVVQSGLAPARDSIRLPLPIPINGNLVITPLSFPVIKADTSTAPFAQIGVDGQQQNLTALNSTTAMSRRALRDDMPGIILRTTVRAVTRGVAQNNLNKTNPMAGLVLGIASAVTEGADTRTWRTLPDMTQVTRLRLKHGEHQVSLPNALGGTLVTVKADQRYQVVTLRVVGNQVFAGGLAAHVVPSTVNQAIALKQP, from the coding sequence ATGGCATTTCGCGCCTTACCTTCGCTCGCGCTCGCGGCGGTGACGTTGTTGTCCGGCTGTTCGATGTTCCGCAGCTACGACAACGAGCTGCAAGCCACCAATCAGCAATTGGCCACCGGCAATGTCGACGCCGCCCTGACCCTGCTGGAAAAGAACAACACCGGCGACGACAAGGACCTGCTCTATTTCTTCGAAAAGGGCGAGCTGCTGCGTGCCAAGGGTGATTTGACCGGTAGCCAGACCGCCTGGCGCAGCGCCGACCTGCAAGTCTACCAGTGGGAGGAGTCGGTCAAGTTCGACAGCGCCAAGTACCTCGCCCAGTTCGGCAGTTTCCTCGCCAACGACAAGGTGCGTCGCTACGAAGGCTATGACTACGAAAAGGTCATGCTGACAACGCAGATGGCCCTGAACCTGCTGGCCATTAACGACTTCGACGGTGCACGCACCGAAATCAAGAAGACGCATGAACGCGAAGCAGTCATCGCCGACCTGCGCGACAAGGAATACCTCAAGCGCGAGGACGAAGCCCAGCGCGAAGGCGTGACCACCCAGATGAAAGACCTGCGCGGCTATCCAGTGGAAACCCTGGACGCGCCGGAAGTGGTCGGCCTCAAAAACAGTTACCAGAGTGCGTTCAGCCATTACCTGGCGGGTTTCGTCTACGAAGCCCTGGGCGAAAAAGACCTGGCCGCGCCAGGGTATCGCAAGGCCGCCGAGCTACGCCCCAACACCCCGCTGCTGGAAAAGGCCCTGCTCGACCTGGACAAATCCAAGGTCGGCGCCGATGAAACCGACGTGTTGATCGTGGTGCAGAGCGGCCTGGCACCGGCCCGTGACTCGATTCGCCTGCCGCTGCCAATCCCGATCAATGGCAACCTGGTGATCACCCCGCTGTCGTTCCCGGTGATCAAGGCGGACACCTCCACCGCGCCCTTCGCCCAGATCGGCGTCGACGGCCAGCAACAGAACCTCACTGCACTCAACAGCACCACGGCGATGTCCCGCCGCGCCCTGCGCGACGACATGCCGGGGATCATCCTGCGTACCACGGTGCGTGCGGTCACCCGTGGCGTGGCGCAAAACAACCTGAACAAGACCAACCCCATGGCGGGCCTGGTGCTGGGTATCGCCTCGGCCGTCACCGAAGGTGCCGATACCCGCACCTGGCGCACCCTGCCGGACATGACCCAGGTGACTCGCTTGCGCCTCAAGCACGGTGAGCACCAAGTCAGCCTGCCCAATGCCCTGGGCGGCACGCTGGTGACAGTCAAGGCCGATCAGCGTTACCAGGTCGTGACCCTGCGCGTCGTCGGCAACCAGGTATTCGCTGGCGGCCTGGCCGCCCATGTGGTGCCAAGTACCGTCAACCAGGCCATCGCCCTCAAACAACCTTAA
- a CDS encoding YcfL family protein, giving the protein MRHFILGALALVLLAGCATPPPPEPGSAASKIVVMGKFKGIAVGAIRVARENGFLTAKVQLSNITSSNQMMYYRFAWLGADGFPVGEEETWKVLNLYANQATFLPAIANLPQAADFRLEVKTP; this is encoded by the coding sequence ATGCGTCATTTCATCCTCGGCGCCCTGGCGCTGGTCCTGCTTGCCGGCTGCGCCACCCCGCCGCCACCGGAACCCGGCAGCGCCGCGAGCAAAATCGTGGTCATGGGCAAGTTCAAGGGCATTGCAGTCGGCGCCATCCGTGTTGCCCGCGAGAACGGCTTCCTCACCGCCAAGGTGCAGTTGAGCAACATCACCAGCAGCAACCAGATGATGTATTACCGCTTCGCCTGGCTAGGGGCAGACGGTTTCCCGGTGGGCGAAGAAGAAACCTGGAAGGTGCTGAACCTGTACGCCAACCAGGCGACCTTCCTGCCGGCGATTGCCAATTTGCCGCAGGCGGCGGACTTCCGTCTTGAAGTGAAAACCCCTTGA
- the lpoB gene encoding penicillin-binding protein activator LpoB, with translation MFARFSILAAVAILASGCANTSPVLGGKNISYGDTKAVELVTNEFGSTDLQMIAESMTRSLAQSGILQGRPVVQVYDVKNKTSEYIDTREITTSIKTQLMKTGTARFASDNTDMQSQVDQLKLQNQSGLYKKSTVSKTGNMVAAKYRLEGSISSIVKRSADYKDVFYKFSLQLIDVESGLAEWMDEKEIRKTTER, from the coding sequence ATGTTTGCACGCTTCTCGATCCTTGCCGCCGTCGCCATCCTGGCCAGCGGCTGCGCCAACACGTCCCCGGTACTGGGCGGTAAAAACATCAGCTACGGCGATACCAAGGCCGTGGAACTGGTGACTAACGAGTTCGGTTCCACCGACCTGCAGATGATCGCCGAAAGCATGACCCGCTCCCTGGCCCAGTCCGGAATCCTGCAAGGCCGTCCGGTGGTGCAGGTGTACGACGTGAAGAACAAGACCAGCGAGTACATCGATACCCGCGAAATCACCACGTCGATCAAGACCCAACTGATGAAGACCGGCACCGCACGCTTCGCCAGCGACAACACTGACATGCAGAGCCAGGTCGACCAGCTCAAGCTGCAGAACCAGAGCGGGCTGTACAAGAAGTCCACCGTCAGCAAGACCGGCAACATGGTTGCCGCCAAATACCGCCTGGAAGGCTCCATCAGCTCCATCGTCAAGCGCAGCGCTGACTACAAGGACGTGTTCTACAAATTCAGCCTGCAGCTGATCGACGTCGAGAGCGGCCTTGCCGAATGGATGGACGAAAAAGAAATCCGCAAGACCACGGAGCGCTAA
- a CDS encoding penicillin-binding protein activator LpoB — translation MRAWIGMIGLLCAFGASAAPKIAVTDLAYEARVEEYIHQVSASNNFQASAYHASGASNYSEYESRTSYIEQTELRKFSGDIKGEILKSRQFQLVQGTPYTAEAKGDVYDVIKRIKAGNFKGADYVLFGTLSDIDFTQDINALDHTNGYSAVLGLTLVADFSLINTRTYEITSAFTAMGEGQDTKLVNSRDVRVSLNRPRVVREVSKALGEDVARQLAEQLGGGYQDPGQPPLRNNLPRDEAPKILR, via the coding sequence ATGCGTGCATGGATCGGCATGATCGGCCTGCTGTGCGCCTTCGGCGCCTCGGCCGCCCCGAAAATCGCGGTGACCGACCTGGCCTATGAGGCACGGGTCGAGGAATACATCCACCAGGTTTCGGCGAGCAACAACTTCCAGGCCAGCGCTTACCACGCCAGCGGCGCCTCGAACTACAGTGAGTACGAAAGCCGTACCAGCTACATCGAACAGACCGAGCTGCGCAAATTCAGCGGTGATATCAAGGGTGAAATCCTCAAGTCCCGGCAGTTCCAACTGGTGCAGGGCACGCCCTACACCGCCGAGGCCAAGGGTGACGTCTACGATGTGATCAAGCGCATCAAGGCCGGCAACTTCAAGGGTGCGGACTACGTGTTGTTCGGCACCCTGTCAGACATCGATTTCACCCAGGACATCAATGCCCTGGACCACACCAACGGTTACTCGGCGGTGCTGGGCCTGACGCTGGTGGCGGATTTCAGCCTGATCAATACGCGCACCTACGAGATCACCTCGGCGTTTACCGCCATGGGTGAAGGCCAGGACACCAAGCTGGTGAACAGCCGTGATGTACGCGTAAGCCTGAATCGGCCGCGTGTGGTCAGGGAAGTATCGAAAGCCTTGGGTGAGGATGTGGCTCGGCAGTTGGCGGAGCAGTTGGGGGGTGGGTATCAAGACCCGGGCCAACCGCCGTTGCGCAACAACCTGCCAAGGGATGAAGCGCCGAAGATCTTGCGCTGA
- a CDS encoding LysE family transporter — MALDTWLAFFLASWIISLSPGAGAIASMSSGLQYGFLRGYWNAIGLQLGLAMQIAVVACGLGAILATSSTAFYAIKWFGVAYLVYLAIKQWRALPMDMTDDAAVRPIGKPMAMMFRGFLVNASNPKALVFMLAVLPQFVNPQAPLLVQYLILGATMICVDMVVMAGYTGLASKVLRLLRTPKQQKRMNRTFAGLFVGAAGFLASLHRATA; from the coding sequence ATGGCTCTCGATACGTGGCTGGCCTTTTTCCTGGCCAGTTGGATCATCTCCCTTTCCCCCGGCGCCGGCGCCATCGCTTCGATGTCCAGCGGCCTGCAATACGGTTTCCTGCGCGGTTACTGGAATGCCATTGGCCTGCAGTTGGGCCTGGCGATGCAGATTGCGGTCGTGGCGTGCGGCCTGGGCGCCATTCTGGCGACGTCGTCCACTGCCTTCTATGCGATCAAATGGTTTGGCGTGGCGTACCTGGTGTACCTGGCCATCAAGCAATGGCGAGCCTTGCCCATGGACATGACCGATGACGCAGCCGTGCGCCCAATCGGCAAGCCGATGGCAATGATGTTCCGTGGCTTTCTGGTCAACGCCAGCAACCCCAAGGCCCTGGTGTTCATGCTGGCAGTACTGCCGCAGTTCGTGAACCCGCAGGCGCCCCTGCTGGTCCAGTACCTGATCCTGGGTGCAACGATGATCTGCGTCGATATGGTCGTGATGGCGGGGTATACGGGGCTGGCGTCGAAAGTCTTGCGCCTGTTGCGTACGCCCAAGCAACAGAAGCGTATGAACCGTACGTTTGCCGGCTTGTTCGTGGGGGCGGCAGGTTTTCTGGCCAGCTTGCATCGCGCCACGGCGTAA
- a CDS encoding mechanosensitive ion channel family protein → MEALQLPIPTQWVEPVWIGVQILLILLAGYLAQRFVAKGLTRLGERYPFPPQLLMPLRGGLRWLIMGSALIFVLGRLGVSATVLWTALSGFVAVAAVAFFAMWSVLSNLLCAILIFTVGPFRLGDIVELVDTVDKPGVKGRVVAINLLYTTLVEVAEAGTDSAMVQVPNSLFFQRSVRRWPGTHVFPGDR, encoded by the coding sequence ATGGAAGCGTTACAGCTGCCTATACCGACGCAGTGGGTCGAGCCCGTATGGATCGGTGTGCAAATCCTGCTGATCCTGCTGGCCGGCTACCTCGCGCAGCGTTTTGTTGCCAAGGGCTTGACTCGCCTGGGTGAGCGTTACCCGTTCCCCCCGCAATTGCTGATGCCGCTGCGCGGAGGCCTGCGCTGGCTGATCATGGGCAGTGCGCTGATCTTTGTACTGGGTCGCCTGGGTGTTTCTGCCACGGTGTTGTGGACGGCGCTGTCGGGGTTTGTCGCAGTCGCAGCGGTGGCGTTCTTCGCTATGTGGTCGGTATTGTCCAACCTGCTGTGCGCCATTCTGATCTTCACCGTCGGGCCGTTTCGTCTCGGTGATATCGTCGAACTGGTGGACACCGTCGACAAACCAGGGGTGAAAGGCAGGGTCGTGGCGATCAACCTGCTCTACACCACGCTGGTTGAAGTGGCGGAGGCCGGAACCGACAGCGCGATGGTGCAAGTGCCCAACAGCTTGTTCTTCCAGCGCTCGGTGCGACGTTGGCCAGGTACCCATGTGTTTCCGGGCGACCGCTAG